One part of the Arvicanthis niloticus isolate mArvNil1 chromosome 15, mArvNil1.pat.X, whole genome shotgun sequence genome encodes these proteins:
- the Tas2r4 gene encoding taste receptor type 2 member 4 — protein MLWELYVFVFAVSVIFNFVGIIANLSIIVIIYKTWVKSHRISSSDRILFSLAITRFLTLGLFLLNTVYIATNTGRSVYLSTFFLLCWKFLDTNSLWLVTFLNSLYCVKITNFQHPVFLLLKRTISMKTTSLLLACLLISAFTTLLYFVLSQISRFPEHITGRNDTSFDLNEGILTLVASLILSSLSQFMLNVTFASLLIHSLRRHIQKMQRNTTSFWNPQTEAHVGAMRLMICFLALYIPYSIAALLYIPSYMRKNLRAQAVCMIITAAYPPGHSVLIIITHHKLKAKAKKIFCFYKQQNFISN, from the coding sequence ATGCTCTGGGAactgtatgtatttgtgtttgctGTCTCAGTTATTTTCAACTTTGTAGGAATCATTGCAAATCTATCTATTATAGTGATAATTTATAAGACTTGGGTCAAAAGTCACCGAATCTCCTCTTCGGATAGGATCCTTTTCAGCTTGGCCATCACTAGATTCCTGACTCTGGGGTTGTTTCTACTGAACACTGTCTACATTGCCACAAATACTGGAAGGTCAGTCTACCTTTCCACATTTTTTCTATTGTGTTGGAAGTTTCTGGACACCAACAGTCTCTGGTTAGTGACCTTTCTGAACAGCTTGTATTGTGTGAAGATTACTAATTTCCAGCATCCAGTGTTTCTTCTGTTGAAACGGACTATCTCTATGAAGACCACCAGCCTGCTGCTGGCCTGTCTTCTGATCTCAGCCTTCACCACTCTCCTATATTTTGTGCTCTCACAGATATCACGTTTTCCTGAACACATAACTGGGAGAAATGACACATCATTTGACCTCAATGAAGGCATCTTGACATTAGTAGCCTCTTTGATCCTGAGCTCACTTTCACAGTTTATGCTCAATGTGACTTTTGCTTCTTTGTTAATACATTCCTTGAGAAGACATATACAGAAGATGCAGAGAAATACGACCAGCTTTTGGAATCCCCAGACGGAGGCTCATGTGGGTGCTATGAGGCTGATGATCTGTTTCCTCGCGCTCTACATTCCATATTCGATTGCTGCCCTGCTTTATATTCCTTCTTATATGAGGAAGAATCtgagagcccaggctgtttgcaTGATTATTACTGCTGCTTACCCACCAGGACATTCTGTCCTCATCATTATCACACATCATAAACTGAAAGCTAAAGCAAAGAAGATTTTCTGTTTCTACAAACAGCAGAATTTCATTAGTAATTGA
- the Tas2r3 gene encoding taste receptor type 2 member 3: MLGFIESVFLVLTVTEFILGNLVNGFIVSINGSHWFKSRKISLSDFIITSLAVFRVFLLWIIFIDSLMIVFSYHTHDSGIMMQLIDVFWTFTNHFNTWLISCLSVFYCLKIASFSHPSFLWLKWRASRVVVAMLWGALLFSCVCTMSLTNEFKIYSALTRSKDSPNMTEYSRLKRQEYNLMHVLGNLWKIPSLIVSLIAYILLLLSLGKHTQQMQQYSIGPRDQSTEAHRRAMRIIFSFLLFFLLYFLSFLILSSSRFLPETKIARIIGVVITMSYLVGDSFILILCNNKLKQTFVAMLPCECGYPKPASKGPFAS, translated from the coding sequence ATGTTGGGATTCATTGAAAGCGTGTTCCTAGTTCTGACTGTTACTGAGTTTATTCTTGGAAATCTGGTGAATGGTTTCATTGTGTCAATCAATGGCAGCCATTGGTTCAAGAGCAGGAAGATTTCTCTGTCGGACTTCATCATTACCAGCTTGGCTGTCTTCAGGGTCTTTCTGCTGTGGATCATTTTTATTGATAGCCTTATGATAGTCTTCTCTTACCACACCCATGACTCAGGGATAATGATGCAACTTATTGATGTTTTCTGGACATTTACAAACCACTTCAATACTTGGCTTATCTCCTGTCTCAGTGTTTTCTACTGCCTGAAAATAGCCAGTTTCTCTCACCCctcatttctctggctcaaatGGAGAGCCTCTAGAGTGGTTGTTGCGATGCTGTGGGGTGCGCTgctcttctcctgtgtctgcaCCATGTCTCTGACGAATGAATTTAAGATCTATTCTGCCCTCACTAGAAGCAAAGACTCACCAAATATGACTGAATACAGCAGATTGAAGAGACAGGAGTATAATCTGATGCATGTTCTTGGGAATCTGTGGAAGATTCCTTCACTAATTGTTTCCCTGATTGCCTACATtctgctccttctctctctggggaAGCACACACAGCAGATGCAGCAATACAGTATTGGGCCCAGAGATCAGAGTACTGAGGCCCACAGAAGAGCCATGAGAatcatcttttcctttctcttattctttctgTTATACTTCCTTTCCTTCTTAATTTTGTCATCCAGTCGTTTCCTACCAGAAACCAAGATTGCCAGGATAATCGGAGTAGTAATTACAATGTCATACCTTGTTGGCGAttcatttattctcattttatgtaACAACAAACTGAAGCAGACTTTTGTGGCCATGCTCCCATGTGAGTGTGGTTATCCAAAGCCTGCATCTAAGGGGCCCTTTGCTTCATAA